From the Methanobacterium sp. BAmetb5 genome, the window TGAGTCTGGTAAAATCTTCGACGAAGTGGTGGAATGGGCTCAGAACGTTATGACCAAACTCAATCCCAAAGCAGCCATAGTGATTAAATTAACTGAAATATACTCGGTACAGCCTGGCCCTGAAGCCGGAAAAAAGGTCGAATAAGTTACAAATAAATTGAATAAATACCACCATATATTTATTCAATTTTTATTTAATATAAGTCCTTAAAATTTAAAATCAATATCTATAATCGGTTTTGGTAATTGATACAAAACAAAAATAGTGGAATTCATATGAATCTGGTTTGGTGAATTGATAACAACCTTTATATATAACAATTGTTAACATTAGGTAGTACCGCTAAAATAACTAAATTCCAAAATCGTTTTTTGCCGAGATGACCGAGCGGCTAGGTGCGTGGCTGCAGACCACGATACTTGGGTTCAAATCCCAATCTCGGCCTTTTATTTATTAACAAGAATAGCTAAAGCCCTATCTATTAAATTACTCAATTATTGACTTAATTAGTCAATTATTAGTTAATACTTAGTCAATCAGAGGCTAATAACAAATAAACAGTATCTAAAGTATCAATCACGTGATCACATGATAAAAGTATACAACACTCTAACCCGTAAAAAAGAGCTTTTTAAACCACGCGAAGGAAACCGGGTGAAACTCTTTGTTTGCGGGCCAACAGTTTACGATAACTCACACATTGGTCACGCCCGGACCTATATTTCCTTTGATGTTATTGCCCGCTACCTGAAATACCGAGGTTACAGTGTTTTTTACCTGCAAAACATCACTGATGTGGATGATAAAATCATTAAACGAGCCATTGAAACCGGGACAGAACCCATTCAACTAGCCCGGGAATTTGAAAATAAATACATTGAAGATATGGAGACACTGGGTGTGGAAAATGTAAATCTCTACGCCCGGGCCACAGAACACCTTCCGGAGATCATTGCCCAGATAGAAACCCTCCTGGATAAAGGATTCGCCTACGAAACTGAAAATGGAGTGTACTTCAATGAATCAAAGTTCCCCGACTTTGGTAAACTCTCTAACCGCAACCTTGAGGATCTTAATGTTCACCGCATCAACCCCGACACCAGCAAGCGTAACCCTGGAGATTTCGCCCTGTGGAAAAAGAAAGATGATGAACCTAACTGGGATTCTCCCTGGGGTACAGGACGACCCGGATGGCACATAGAAGACACCGCCATAACTGAAGAATACTTCGGAGCCCAGTACGACATACATGGAGGTGGGCTGGATCTAATATTCCCCCATCATGAAGCCGAAATAGCCCAGATGGAATCAGTTTCAGGGAAAAAACCCATGGTCCGCTACTGGATCCACACCGGTTTTTTAAATGTGAAGGGTGAGAAAATGTCCAAATCACTGGGTAACTTCATCACCATCAAAGACTTGCTGAAAGAATATCCACCAGAGGTATTCCGTTTCTTCGTCCTCTCCACCCATTACCGCAGCCCCATTGATTTCAGTCAGGAAATACTGGAGCAATCCCAGAATGGGCTTAAAAGAATATACAAACTTACCGAGACCATTGATGGCCTTCTAAAAAGTGATATTCCCCAAAACAGTACCAAAGACACAGAACACCAGAAGTTACTCCAGGATACCCGAGAAAATTTCCTTGAAGCCATGGACAATGATTTTAACACACCATTTGCCCTTTCATCCCTTTTTGATTTTATAAGAGACATGAACCGAGATATAAACGAATTAAATATCTCAAAAAACACATTAATCAATGTTAAAGAATTTATAAACGAAATTGGTAACATTTTAGGTTTTGAATTTGTTTTAAATAAATCCCATGAGGATGTTACTGGTGAACTGGTGGATATTCTCACTGAAGTCCGGGAAAGACTGCGAGCAAAAAAAGATTATGAGCTTTCAGATGAAATACGAAGCAAATTAAATGACTTAAACATAGTTATAGAAGACCGAAAGAATTAATTTTAATAAAAAAATCTTTAAAGAGGATTTAATCAATTTATAGGCTTAAATTCATTACTTAAATCCATTATAACACCTTTAAGGGGTTTAATTTGAGAGAAAATTAAACTAGTTCCTTATAATAATTAGAAATAGAGTGCCATTAATTATTCAATAAAACTTCAAAAAACTCATTAGAAATTATTATAATAAGTTAGGAGTGTAGTGAGGGATAGATTATGATTTACGATGTTATTGTAGTGGGAACAGGCGCCGGCGGATCAACCGTAGCGCGTGAGCTCTCAATTAAAGGTCTTGATGTTTTAATACTGGAAAAAGGAGAGTTTATACCTTCTGGTTCTGCAGTCACCGGGATAAAAACTGCTGATCTTATTCTAAACCAGGATGAGGTAAAAATCCCAGAATACGAATTCCTTAAATATCCAGGAGAACTGATGTACATTGAAGGTGTGGGGGGAACAACCCCAGTTTCACTGGCCAATGCCTGTTACGCCTGTACCACATGTTACTCCAACTCACCCACCGCCCAGTTCAAGATCCATGATCTGGAACTTTTTGAAGAACTCATGGAAGCCAGCCGTGACCTGAAGGTAGGTCCACTTCCCCAGACACGGACTGGGCCTGTAACCCGCAAAATATGGGATGCTGCTGAAAAACTGGGCTACTTTGTAGAACCCATGCCCAAATTCATTGATTATTCCAAATGTAATAACTGTGGTCTCTGTATTGCGGGATGCACACGTGGAGCAAAATGGGACGCCACAGACTTTGTTAACGATGCTGTGCAGGCCGGTGCCAAACTGGTACCTGATTTTACAGTTAAAAAAGTACTGCAAAATGAAGGGAAGTGTTACGGAGTGGAGGGTGTTGACAGCCAGGGAGATACTAAAACCTACCAGGCCCAGAAGGTCATACTCGCTGCTGGTGCACTGAATACTCCTAAAATTTTAATAAACAGCCAAATAACAGCCGGAGTGGGCGAAGGCCTCTTCACGGATTTATTCATCACTGTGGGAGGTTTTCTAAAAGATGCTAAACTGAATCAGGAGATACCGATGGGTATTAAATCAGAATTTGGAGCTTACTTCCTATCACCACACTTCTCCAGCCAGCTCATCCATTTAATGGTAGAAAAGGGCTTTGTTGCCCAGAATGATGATGTGGTGGGTTTAATGGTTAAGATTGCCGATGAAGCCAATGGTTCCCTGAATGATGATGGCTCCATTACCAAAACCCTGACCAGTTGGGATCTGAAACTATTAACCGAAGGTTATGATAAAGCTGTGGAAATACTCACCGAGATCGGTGTGGATCCTTCTTCAATTGTGGCTACACCTATAAGAGGAGCACACCCCGGGGGAACTGCCGCTATGGGCAAAGTAGTTGACCGGTCCCTGGAAACTGAAATAACAGATCTTTTCATCGCCGATGCCAGTGTTATACCCCAGGCACCAGGACGACCACCCATATTAACTATAACCTCACTGGCCAAAAGACTGGCCAAAAATATTATTCAGGAGACTGTTCAACTAAAGAATTAACATTTTTAAAGGCAGATAATGATTTATAATTATTAAAAATTATGGATTATATTTATAAGGGTAAATAAGCCCATCACTTAAGAAGAGACAATACAACTCACAAGAGGTAATTTGGTAATGAGAACTCTCAAACTCAATGAAGATTCTTCTAAACTTGCCAAAGAAGTAATTGGCGATTTAAAAGCTTCTCCTTCCCTTGAACTCTTTAAATGCATACAGTGTGGAATGTGCACTTCACTGTGCCCTGGGGCGCGTTACAGTGATTACAATCCCCGAGAAATGGTTAAAAGAGTACTGGATGGAGATGAAAGTGTCATCTATGATGATGATATATGGAACTGTTTCTACTGTTACACTTGTAACAGTGTTTGTCCGGCCAACAACAGCGCCAGTGTGGTAAACCAGATCCTGAGACAGAAGGCTATTAATGAAGGAAAACAAACTGATAGGCTTTCTGCATTCTTAACCTACGGTGATAGCTTCCTGGAAATAGGGATAGGTTCTATCCCTGCCGCTTTTTTCGATGTGCTGATCAAGGACTTTGGACCGGAATGGCTTGATCTTAAAATGAACCTGGATGACGTGCGGAAGGAATTAGGACTGGGACCAGTGACCCTGCCGGAAGATTCCGTTGAAGAAATAAACGAAATTCTCAAAATAACGGGTTTCACTCGTAAAATGGAGAAAATAAGGGGATCCCCATGAAGAAAATACCTGATAAAGATATTCTGTTGTTCAAATCATGTTTAGTGAGTGTGGAGTATCCTGGTGTGGAATCATCAACTGCCTTCCTCTTTGATAAGCTGGGAGTAGGATACCATCGTGACCAACGACAGTCCTGCTGCACTGGGCTGGGACACTATTACGATCTTTTCGACCAGCTTTCCACCACTGCCCTGGCTGCCCGTAATTTCTGGGTTGCCCGGGATTCGGGTAATCCCAACATAGCAGTGATGTGTGCCACTTGCTATGCTATCCTGAAGAAATCTGCCGAGATCCTTAATAAAAATGATGAAGCCCGTGAAAAGATCAACGAACTCCTGGAAGATGCGGATCTGGGTAAAATGGCCTATCACAAGGGTGATATCGACCCCCATAAAAACATCTTCCATGCTGCAGAAATTCTTTATAACCAGAGAGAAATATTTGAAGAATCCTCCCAGCTGGATTTTTCGCAGTTTAATATTGCCACTCACCATGCCTGCCACTACTGTAAAGTGCACTATGAAGATACCATTGGTGGAGTCAGACATCCTATGCTCATTGATGAAATTGTTAATTCTTGCGGTGTAGACACTGTGGGTTGGTACGATCAGAAGAGACTCACCTGTGGTGCTGGTTTCCGTCAACGCTTCACCAACAACGAACTTTCCCTCAAGGTAACTGCTGAAAAACTCCTTAGTCTTAAGGAAAACCAAACCGATATAATGCTCCACATGTGCCCCAACTGTCAGATGCAGTTTGACCGTTATCAGCCGGTAATTGAAAAGAAACTGGATGTTAAATTCAACATATTCCACCTGAACATATCCCAGTTCTTAGCATTGAACATGGGGGCAGACCCCTATAAAGTGGTTGGAGTTCAAACACATACTGTCCCGTTGAAACCGCTCCTGAAAAAGCTAGGAATTGAATCAGTTGAAAGTTCAGTTGAAAGTGAAAAAATGAAGATGGACCATTAAGCGGGTTCATCAATTTTTAACCCGAATTTAGCCTTTTTTTATTTGATGATCTTATTATTTTTTTAAATTGGATATAAAAATTCAATCGCAAATAGATAGGAGTAATTGGATTTTTTAGGTTTTATTGATTTTTAAGTAAATGTTGAAAATAGAAAGCTTTATATAACAATTGTTATAATAGGAGATTGTTATAACGATCGTTATACATAATTTCCATCCACATATTTAGTATCTAAGACATTTCCATCTGTAAAAAACAGGATATAACATCCTAATGTTATCTAATTATCCAGATGGAATAGTGTTTTCGTGCGTTAGAAATACGTGGAAAATTATATTTCCCATTCCGAGTGTCAAATTCTCCTCATAAAATGTCATGTTTTGCACCCGGAAGGGAAAGCTTCGCCCTAAGTTATCGGTAAGCATCCTAACCAATAATCTGGGCAACCATCAATTAGTTAGGATGCTTCAACTTTACAGAGGGCATAATACCCTCTTAAAACATGTGCTACCCATCTAACCAGAGATACTCTGCCGGATGAAAAAATGTATCTCTGGTTAGGAACATAAACAATAATGATCATGATTACCTGAGTGGCTAACATGATGTGCTACTCATTAACTGGTTAAATTGTAATTAAACCGTTCCCCCATATGGTTCAGAGAATTAAAATTCCACGAATAATGGTTAGACATTTAAGAATTAATAAAACCAAAATGCTTTAAAAAGCAAAAAAAATTATTTTTGATGAGTTTAAAACCGATTGTGGTGATTTAATGGCTGAACAAAAAGTAGATGTTAAGGGTGAGACCTGTCCTGTACCATTAGTTGAAGCTCGTAAGGCACTGCGAAAAGCAGCTCCAGGAGATATAGTGGAAATAGAAGGAACCCACCCTGCCTCAAAGAAAGAAATACCCATGGCTGTAGAAGCTTTAGGTTTAGAATTAGTGGATATCCAGGAAAAAAACGGAGTTTGGACCATCAAAATCCGCAAGTAGGTGCTAATATGACAGAAAAAACAACAATCATTGTCCATAGTGGAGATATGGATAAAATATACAGTGCCTTGATAGTGGCTAACGGTGCACTGTCCATGGGTATGGATGCTTCACTGTATTTCACATTCTGGGGGCTAGAACGTCTTAAAAAAGATGAGCTGGACAAGGGACCCCTCTCCAAGATGAACATGCTGGGATTGGGCCGTAAAATGATCAAAAACCGCATGGAAAAAGCCAATGTAGTCTCTCTGGAAAAGCTCATCCAGGACTACAAAGAACTGGGTGGTAAGATCATTGCCTGTGAAATGACCATGGAGATAATGGGAGTTAAAAAAGAAGAGCTCCGCCAGGAACTCATAGATGAATACGGTGCAGTAGGGACCTACATCCAGGAAGCACGGGACTCTAAGATAACACTTTTCATCTAATTTTAATTTATTCAATATATTATTTTCGAAAATACATTACTCGACAAAATGAGAGTAGTTAAACTGTAATGGGAGATGTGATCCATGTTCGAAAAATATACCTATCTGGATAATGCTTCAATCACCCGTTTAGACGAAAGGGTTTGGGAAGAAATGAAACCATACTTTTTTGATATCTATGCCATCCCCACCTCAGAATCAGGTTATTCAATGGGTGTGGAAGCCAGGGAAGTTCTGGAAAAAAGCAGAGAAACTATAGCTCAAAAACTGAACGCCCAGAGTTCAGAACTGATTTTCACTTCAGGTTTCACTGAATCCAGTAACATTGCACTTAAAGGAGTGGCAATGGCCCTGGAAAAGAAAAAGGGGAATCATATTATCGTATCAAAAATCGAGGATTACTCTGTTCTGAACACTGCCCAATCCCTGGAGAAACAGGGTTTTCAGGTGACCTATCTGGAAGTGGATGAATATGGACTGGTTGATCCAGACATTTTAAACGACCAGATCACTCCGGAAACAATATTGGTCTCAATTCAGCAGGCCAATCAGGAAATTGGAACTCTTCAGGATTTAAAGAGTGTCGGTGAGGTCTGTAATGATAAAGGAGTGCTTTTTCATACTGATGCCACCCATACATTCACCAGAACACCCCTGGATCTTGAAAAAATACCAGTAGACCTGGCCACTATCTCTGCCCACACCATTCACGGACCATCGGGTATTGGGGCTCTTTACATAAAAAGGGGAACATCCATTAGTAAATGGATGGATGGTGGTTTTCAGGAGTCAAATCGCAGGGCTGGTCTGGAGAATATTCCGGGGGCAGTTGGTTTTGCCAAGGCCGTGACCCTGGTGACTACTGAAGAAAATCATCTTATTCAAAAGATGCGGGACTATCTTATAGACCGGATTCTTTCTGAAGTGCCAAAATCCATTTTAAATGGCCATCCCACTAAAAGAGTCCCTCAAAACGCTAACATAACATTTGAATATGTAGAGGGAGAATCCATAACTCTCCATCTGGATATGAGAGGCTTTGCAGTGAGTACTGGTTCCGCCTGTTTCAGCCGTTCCCTGGATCCCAGCCATGTTATTCTGGGTATTGGTGGGGATCATGAGCGGGCACACGGTTCTGTACGTTTCACCCTAGGACGTTTCACTACCCCTGAAGAAATAAATGCTGCCTGCGACTCCGTGGCTACAGTGGTGGAAAACCTCAGGAAAATCAGCCCCCTGGGAAATGTGTGAAGCGTATTAAGAATAACAGGAAGTATGAATAAAAAAAGAGGTTATAAACTGAAATACGATTTTGACCGGGTGATCAACCGGAAAAACACTGATTCTTTGAAATGGGACCTTCAAAAACATATATTTGGTAAAGATGATCTCATCCCCATGTGGGTGGCTGATATGGATCTTCCTGTGGCCCAACCAATTATTGATTCTCTTAAAAAACGTGCAGAACATCCATTTTACGGTTACACCCATGCGGGATCCAGGGTCCAGGATTCAGTTGTGGAGCGAATGACGAAGAAGTTCCAGTGGGAGATCGATCCGGAATGGGTGGTCTTTACCCCTGGTGTGGTACCGGCACTACATGTTGCTGTCCGTTCTCTCACTCACCCTGGAGATGAGATTATAGTTCAGGAACCAGCTTATCATCCCTTTTTTCCAGTGGTTAAAAATAGTGGCTGCCACATAGCAAGCAATCCCCTTAGATTGGTTAATGGTCGTTATGAAATGGATTATTGTGGCCTGGAAGACAAATTCAAAGCCCAATCCGGGCGATTACCCGGTCATGGCCTGGCCAAGGCCATCATATTCTGCAATCCTCATAACCCAGTGGGACGACTCTGGAAAAAAAGTGAGATAATTAAAATGGGAGAAATAATCATTGAAAACGGGGGTATCGTGATATCTGATGAAATACACTGTGAAATAGTGTTTAAAGGTCGAAAACACACCCCTTTTGCGTCTATATCCGAAGAATTTCAGGATAACTCCATGGTATGCATGTCCCCTAGTAAAACTTTTAATCTGGCTGGCCTGGAGGTTTCATCCATTATTATTCCCAATAAAAAACTCAGGAATGAATTTTTAAACACAATGGCAGGCATAGTGCCGGGCCCTAACCTGTTTGGTTACACTGCCCTGGAAGCCGCATACCGTGACGGAGATGAGTGGTTGGAACAGGTACTGAACTACCTGGAGGGAAATCTTGAATTTTTAACCAGTTACTTCAAAAAGAGGATTAAGGGGATAGATGTAATTGAAACAGAAGGGACCTATCTGGCCTGGCTTGATTGTCGAGAACTGGGTATGGATAATCAGAACCTCCGGAGTTTTTTTAGAAATAATGCAATGGTGGCTGTTGAAGATGGTTACATCTTTGGAAAATCAGGTAGAGGTTTTGTAAGGATGAATTTTGCACTTCCCCGGTCTATTCTTGAGGAGGGTTTGGGAAGAATTGAAGATGCTGTGTTCAAGCTGCAAAATGGTTAATTTAAGATTTGTTATGGATTTAAAATTTATTAGGAGTCTATGAGATGAGATGTGGTAAATTAATGAAAAAAGCTAACGAGTGTTTATTTG encodes:
- the cysS gene encoding cysteine--tRNA ligase codes for the protein MIKVYNTLTRKKELFKPREGNRVKLFVCGPTVYDNSHIGHARTYISFDVIARYLKYRGYSVFYLQNITDVDDKIIKRAIETGTEPIQLAREFENKYIEDMETLGVENVNLYARATEHLPEIIAQIETLLDKGFAYETENGVYFNESKFPDFGKLSNRNLEDLNVHRINPDTSKRNPGDFALWKKKDDEPNWDSPWGTGRPGWHIEDTAITEEYFGAQYDIHGGGLDLIFPHHEAEIAQMESVSGKKPMVRYWIHTGFLNVKGEKMSKSLGNFITIKDLLKEYPPEVFRFFVLSTHYRSPIDFSQEILEQSQNGLKRIYKLTETIDGLLKSDIPQNSTKDTEHQKLLQDTRENFLEAMDNDFNTPFALSSLFDFIRDMNRDINELNISKNTLINVKEFINEIGNILGFEFVLNKSHEDVTGELVDILTEVRERLRAKKDYELSDEIRSKLNDLNIVIEDRKN
- a CDS encoding sulfurtransferase TusA family protein, with product MAEQKVDVKGETCPVPLVEARKALRKAAPGDIVEIEGTHPASKKEIPMAVEALGLELVDIQEKNGVWTIKIRK
- the hdrB gene encoding ferredoxin:CoB-CoM heterodisulfide reductase subunit HdrB, translating into MKKIPDKDILLFKSCLVSVEYPGVESSTAFLFDKLGVGYHRDQRQSCCTGLGHYYDLFDQLSTTALAARNFWVARDSGNPNIAVMCATCYAILKKSAEILNKNDEAREKINELLEDADLGKMAYHKGDIDPHKNIFHAAEILYNQREIFEESSQLDFSQFNIATHHACHYCKVHYEDTIGGVRHPMLIDEIVNSCGVDTVGWYDQKRLTCGAGFRQRFTNNELSLKVTAEKLLSLKENQTDIMLHMCPNCQMQFDRYQPVIEKKLDVKFNIFHLNISQFLALNMGADPYKVVGVQTHTVPLKPLLKKLGIESVESSVESEKMKMDH
- the hdrC gene encoding ferredoxin:CoB-CoM heterodisulfide reductase subunit HdrC, whose protein sequence is MRTLKLNEDSSKLAKEVIGDLKASPSLELFKCIQCGMCTSLCPGARYSDYNPREMVKRVLDGDESVIYDDDIWNCFYCYTCNSVCPANNSASVVNQILRQKAINEGKQTDRLSAFLTYGDSFLEIGIGSIPAAFFDVLIKDFGPEWLDLKMNLDDVRKELGLGPVTLPEDSVEEINEILKITGFTRKMEKIRGSP
- a CDS encoding DsrE/DsrF/DrsH-like family protein, which codes for MTEKTTIIVHSGDMDKIYSALIVANGALSMGMDASLYFTFWGLERLKKDELDKGPLSKMNMLGLGRKMIKNRMEKANVVSLEKLIQDYKELGGKIIACEMTMEIMGVKKEELRQELIDEYGAVGTYIQEARDSKITLFI
- a CDS encoding cysteine desulfurase family protein produces the protein MFEKYTYLDNASITRLDERVWEEMKPYFFDIYAIPTSESGYSMGVEAREVLEKSRETIAQKLNAQSSELIFTSGFTESSNIALKGVAMALEKKKGNHIIVSKIEDYSVLNTAQSLEKQGFQVTYLEVDEYGLVDPDILNDQITPETILVSIQQANQEIGTLQDLKSVGEVCNDKGVLFHTDATHTFTRTPLDLEKIPVDLATISAHTIHGPSGIGALYIKRGTSISKWMDGGFQESNRRAGLENIPGAVGFAKAVTLVTTEENHLIQKMRDYLIDRILSEVPKSILNGHPTKRVPQNANITFEYVEGESITLHLDMRGFAVSTGSACFSRSLDPSHVILGIGGDHERAHGSVRFTLGRFTTPEEINAACDSVATVVENLRKISPLGNV
- a CDS encoding MalY/PatB family protein, with amino-acid sequence MNKKRGYKLKYDFDRVINRKNTDSLKWDLQKHIFGKDDLIPMWVADMDLPVAQPIIDSLKKRAEHPFYGYTHAGSRVQDSVVERMTKKFQWEIDPEWVVFTPGVVPALHVAVRSLTHPGDEIIVQEPAYHPFFPVVKNSGCHIASNPLRLVNGRYEMDYCGLEDKFKAQSGRLPGHGLAKAIIFCNPHNPVGRLWKKSEIIKMGEIIIENGGIVISDEIHCEIVFKGRKHTPFASISEEFQDNSMVCMSPSKTFNLAGLEVSSIIIPNKKLRNEFLNTMAGIVPGPNLFGYTALEAAYRDGDEWLEQVLNYLEGNLEFLTSYFKKRIKGIDVIETEGTYLAWLDCRELGMDNQNLRSFFRNNAMVAVEDGYIFGKSGRGFVRMNFALPRSILEEGLGRIEDAVFKLQNG
- a CDS encoding GMC family oxidoreductase N-terminal domain-containing protein; the protein is MIYDVIVVGTGAGGSTVARELSIKGLDVLILEKGEFIPSGSAVTGIKTADLILNQDEVKIPEYEFLKYPGELMYIEGVGGTTPVSLANACYACTTCYSNSPTAQFKIHDLELFEELMEASRDLKVGPLPQTRTGPVTRKIWDAAEKLGYFVEPMPKFIDYSKCNNCGLCIAGCTRGAKWDATDFVNDAVQAGAKLVPDFTVKKVLQNEGKCYGVEGVDSQGDTKTYQAQKVILAAGALNTPKILINSQITAGVGEGLFTDLFITVGGFLKDAKLNQEIPMGIKSEFGAYFLSPHFSSQLIHLMVEKGFVAQNDDVVGLMVKIADEANGSLNDDGSITKTLTSWDLKLLTEGYDKAVEILTEIGVDPSSIVATPIRGAHPGGTAAMGKVVDRSLETEITDLFIADASVIPQAPGRPPILTITSLAKRLAKNIIQETVQLKN